A DNA window from Bos mutus isolate GX-2022 chromosome 11, NWIPB_WYAK_1.1, whole genome shotgun sequence contains the following coding sequences:
- the FBXW5 gene encoding F-box/WD repeat-containing protein 5 isoform X1 encodes MDEGETPLLPDSLVYQIFLSLGPADVLAAGLACRQWQAVSRDECLWREQFYRYYQVARDVPRHPAATSWFEEFRRLYDAVPCVEVQTLREHTDQVLHLSFSHSGYQFASCSKDCTVKIWNNDLTISLLHSADMRPYNWSYTQFSQFNQDDSLLLASGVFLGPHNSSSGEIAVISLAPPAPPLPSAPPDTFALLSRVRNKPYDVFGCWLTDTSLISGNLHRIGDITSCSVLWLNNAFQDVESENVNVVKRLFKIQNLNASTIRTVMVADCSRFDSPDLLLDAGAPGTDSSRVFDLGSDGEDEESDPGPARAKGLRRLLDGFLEGRAQPPLPESTLETKVAKLLAQGHTKPPEQGRAAAGNKLLIFTTGCLTYSPHQIGIKQILPHQMTTAGPVLGEGRGSDAFFDALDHVIDVHGHIIGMGLSPDNRYLYVNSRAWPSGSVVADPMQPPPIAEEIDLLVFDLKTMREVKRALRAHRAYTPNDECFFIFLDVSRDFVASGAEDRHGYIWDRHYNICLAKLRHEDVVNSVVFSPQEQELLLTASDDATIKAWRSPRTVRVLQAPRPRPRPFFSWFASQKH; translated from the exons ATGGACGAGGGGGAAACACCCCTGCTTCCAGACAGCCTGGTCTACCAGATCTTCCTGAGCCTGGGCCCGGCCGACGTGCTGGCCGCCGGGCTGGCGTGCCGCCAGTGGCAGGCTGTGTCCAGGGACGAGTGCCTGTGGAGGGAGCAGTTCTACCGCTACTACCAAGTGGCCCGAGATGTGCCCCGGCACCCAG cGGCCACGTCCTGGTTCGAGGAGTTCCGCCGCCTCTATGACGCGGTGCCCTGCGTGGAGGTGCAGACGCTCCGGGAGCACACCGACCAAGTCCTGCACCTCAGCTTCTCCCACTCAGGCTACCAGTTTGCTTCCTGCTCCAAGGACTGCACAGTGAAG ATTTGGAACAACGACCTGACCATCTCGCTACTGCACAGCGCGGACATGCGGCCCTACAACTGGAGCTACACCCAGTTCTCCCAGTTTAACCAGGACGACTCGCTGTTGCTGGCGTCTGGGGTGTTCCTAGGGCCCCACAACTCCTCCTCAGGCGAGATCGCGGTCATCAGCCTAG ccccgcccgccccgccccttccctctgctcccccAGACACCTTTGCCCTGCTGTCCCGGGTCCGCAACAAGCCCTACGACGTGTTTGGCTGCTGGCTCACCGACACCAGCTTGATCTCGGGGAACCTGCACCGCATCGGGGACATCACGTCCTGCTCAGTGCTCTGGCTCAACAACGCCTTCCAG GACGTGGAGTCGGAGAACGTGAACGTGGTGAAGCGGCTCTTCAAGATCCAGAACCTCAACGCCAGCACCATCCGCACCGTCATGGTGGCCGACTGCAGCCGCTTCGACAGCCCCGACCTCCTGCTGGACGCCGGCGCCCCCGGCACAGACTCCAGCCGCGTCTTCGACCTGGGCAGCGATGGCGAGGATGAGGAGAGCGACCCGGGTCCGGCCCGCGCCAAGGGCCTGCGGCGCCTCCTGGACGGGTTCCTGGAGGGCCGGGCACAGCCCCCGCTGCCGGAGAGCACGCTGGAAACTAAGGTGGCCAAGCTGCTGGCCCAGGGCCACACCAAGCCCCCGGAGCAGGGCAGGGCCGCCGCCGGGAACAAGCTCCTCATCTTCACCACCGGCTGCCTCACCTACTCACCGCACCAGATCG GCATCAAGCAGATCTTACCGCACCAGATGACCACAGCCGGGCCCGTTCTGGGCGAGGGCCGGGGCTCCGACGCCTTCTTCGATGCGCTGGACCACGTCATCGACGTGCACGGACATATCATCGGCATGGGCCTGTCCCCCGACAACAG GTACCTGTACGTGAACAGCCGCGCCTGGCCCAGCGGCTCGGTGGTGGCTGACCCCATGCAGCCGCCACCCATCGCCGAGGAGATCGACCTGCTGGTTTTCGATCTCAAGACCATGCGGGAGGTGAAGCGGGCTCTGCGCGCGCACCGCGCCTACACGCCCAACGACGAGTGCTTCTTCATCTTCCTGGACGTCAGCAGGGACTTCGTGGCCAG TGGGGCCGAGGACCGCCACGGCTACATCTGGGACCGCCACTACAACATCTGCCTGGCCAAGCTGCGGCACGAGGATGTGGTCAACTCTGTGGTCTTCAGCCCCCAGGAGCAAGAGCTCCTGCTGACGGCCAGCGACGACGCCACCATCAAAGCCTGGCGCTCGCCCCGCACCGTGCGCGTCCTCCAGGCcccgcgcccgcgcccgcgccctTTTTTCTCCTGGTTCGCCAGCCAGAAGCACTGA
- the C8G gene encoding complement component C8 gamma chain isoform X1 codes for MECTVRRSLQARILGCLFLLQGIFLTQGSNPVLPRCRWTQSHLVDKDQRSTWTLDTGHGDRPLPGSAGPRSDVQGLSHGCQHLPKAGWNLLGSAAAVRRHGTPRALPAPSPGRPRTGGCGRRGHGLPRLCRLVPGEGAAAVGEAVRYVLGPWVPGLLRPQGCWVGWVGPLLPPACPCSSAQMWGQNGTGKRGSRGQIAARGTQPSPQSALQAPAPWVPRSPCVLHAVRSLPVSDSFLSVFEQRVQGANLTEDHTLFFPKYGFCEAADQFHTLDGERAAPAGSM; via the exons atgGAGTGTACAGTTCGTCGcagtctccaagcaagaatcctgggttgccttttcctcctccaggggatcttcctgacccagggttcaaacccggttctcccgcgttgcaggtggaCTCAGAGCCACCTGGTGGACAAAGACCAGAGGTCAACTTGGACTTTGGACACCGGACATGGCGACCGGCCCCTGCCGGGAAGCGCAGGGCCAAGGTCAGATGTCCAGG GGCTCAGCCATGGTTGTCAGCACCTTCCGAAAGCT ggatggaatctgctgGGCAGTGCGGCAGCTGTACGGAGACACGGGACGCCCAGGGCGCTTCCTGCTCCAAG CCCGGGGCGCCCGCGGACCGGTGGATGTGGTCGTCGGGGACACGGACTACCGCGGCTTTGCCGTCTTGTACCTGGAGAGGGCGCGGCAGCTGTCGGTGAAGCTGTACGGTACGTCCTGGGGCCCTGGGTCCCGGGTCTGCTGCGCCCGCAGGGCTGTTGGGTGGGCTGGGTgggccctctcctccctcccgccTGCCCCTGCTCTTCAGCCCAAATGTGGGGACAGAACGGGACGGGGAAGCGGGGGAGCAGGGGTCAGATCGCAGCCCGAGGCACACAGCCCAGCCCCCAGAGCGCCCTGCAGGCCCCTGCCCCGTGGGTGCCCAGGAGCCCGTGTGTCCTGCACGCAGTCCGCTCGCTCCCTGTGAGCGATTCCTTCCTGAGTGTGTTTGAGCAGCGGGTCCAGGGGGCCAACCTGACCGAGGACCACACCCTGTTCTTCCCCAAGTACG GTTTCTGCGAGGCCGCGGACCAGTTCCACACCCTGGACGGTGAGCGGGCAGCTCCAGCGGGCAGTATGTAG
- the C8G gene encoding complement component C8 gamma chain isoform X2 — MATGPCREAQGQGLSHGCQHLPKAGWNLLGSAAAVRRHGTPRALPAPSPGRPRTGGCGRRGHGLPRLCRLVPGEGAAAVGEAVRYVLGPWVPGLLRPQGCWVGWVGPLLPPACPCSSAQMWGQNGTGKRGSRGQIAARGTQPSPQSALQAPAPWVPRSPCVLHAVRSLPVSDSFLSVFEQRVQGANLTEDHTLFFPKYGFCEAADQFHTLDGERAAPAGSM, encoded by the exons ATGGCGACCGGCCCCTGCCGGGAAGCGCAGGGCCAAG GGCTCAGCCATGGTTGTCAGCACCTTCCGAAAGCT ggatggaatctgctgGGCAGTGCGGCAGCTGTACGGAGACACGGGACGCCCAGGGCGCTTCCTGCTCCAAG CCCGGGGCGCCCGCGGACCGGTGGATGTGGTCGTCGGGGACACGGACTACCGCGGCTTTGCCGTCTTGTACCTGGAGAGGGCGCGGCAGCTGTCGGTGAAGCTGTACGGTACGTCCTGGGGCCCTGGGTCCCGGGTCTGCTGCGCCCGCAGGGCTGTTGGGTGGGCTGGGTgggccctctcctccctcccgccTGCCCCTGCTCTTCAGCCCAAATGTGGGGACAGAACGGGACGGGGAAGCGGGGGAGCAGGGGTCAGATCGCAGCCCGAGGCACACAGCCCAGCCCCCAGAGCGCCCTGCAGGCCCCTGCCCCGTGGGTGCCCAGGAGCCCGTGTGTCCTGCACGCAGTCCGCTCGCTCCCTGTGAGCGATTCCTTCCTGAGTGTGTTTGAGCAGCGGGTCCAGGGGGCCAACCTGACCGAGGACCACACCCTGTTCTTCCCCAAGTACG GTTTCTGCGAGGCCGCGGACCAGTTCCACACCCTGGACGGTGAGCGGGCAGCTCCAGCGGGCAGTATGTAG
- the TRAF2 gene encoding TNF receptor-associated factor 2: MAAASVTPPGSLDLLQPGFSKTLLGTKLEDKYLCSACKNVLRRPFQAQCGHRYCSFCLSSILSSGPQSCAACVHEGIYEEGVSILESSSAFPDNAARREVESLPAVCPSEGCSWKGTLKDYESCHEGQCPFMLTECPACKGLVRLGEKEHHLEHQCPERSLSCRHCRAPCSPADMKAHHQICPKFPLTCDGCGKKKIAREKFQDHVRACGRCRVPCRFHAVGCPEMVESEQQLEHEAQRLQEHLALLLGVLLEAGRPPGDSRLLLRPGEGALEAGTPSRVAELLQRCEALERKTATFENIVCVLNREVERVAVTAEACGRQHRLDQDRIEALSNKVQQLERSIGLKDLAMADLEQKVLEMEASTFDGVFIWKISDFSRKRQEAVAGRTPAIFSPAFYTSRYGYKMCLRAYLNGDGTGRGTHLSLFFVLMRGPHDALLRWPFNQKVTLMLLDQNNREHVIDAFRPDVTSSSFQRPVGDMNIASGCPLFCPVSKMEAKNSYVRDDAIFIKAIVDLTGL; the protein is encoded by the exons ATGGCTGCAGCCAGCGTGACCCCTCCCGGCTCCCTGGACCTACTGCAGCCCGGCTTCTCCAAGACTCTCCTGGGGACCAAGCTAGAGGACAAGTACCTGTGCTCGGCCTGCAAGAACGTGCTGCGCAGACCCTTCCAGGCTCAGTGTGGCCATCGCTACTGCTCCTTCTGCCTGAGCAGCATCCTGAG CTCCGGGCCCCAGAGCTGCGCCGCCTGCGTGCACGAGGGCATTTACGAGGAGGGCGTCTCAATCCTGGAGAGCAGCTCG GCGTTCCCGGACAATGCTGCCCGCAGGGAGGTGGAGAGCCTGCCGGCCGTCTGCCCCAGCGAGGGCTGCTCCTGGAAGGGGACCCTGAAGGACTACGAG AGCTGCCACGAAGGACAGTGCCCGTTCATGCTGACCGAGTGCCCAGCGTGCAAAGGCCTCGTGCGCCTGGGCGAGAAGGAGCACCACCTGGAGCACCAGTGCCCGGAGCGGAGCCTCAGCTGCCGGCACTGCAGGGCGCCCTGCTCCCCTGCCGACATGAAG GCGCACCACCAGATCTGCCCCAAGTTCCCCTTGACGTGCGACGGCTGCGGCAAGAAGAAGATCGCCCGTGAGAAG TTTCAGGACCACGTCCGGGCATGTGGCAGATGCCGAGTCCCGTGCCGATTCCACGCTGTTGGCTGCCCCGAGATG GTGGAGAGCGAGCAGCAGCTGGAGCACGAGGCGCAGCGGCTCCAGGAGCACCTGGCCCTGCTGCTGGGCGTCCTGCTGGAGGCTGGGCGGCCCCCGGGGGACAGCCGCCTGCTCCTCAGGCCAGGCGAGGGCGCCTTGGAGGCCGGCACACCCTCCAGGGTGGCGGAGCTGCTGCAGAGGTGCGAGGCCCTGGAGCGGAAGACGGCCACCTTCGAGAACATCGTCTGTGTGCTGAACCGGGAGGTGGAGCGGGTGGCCGTGACGGCTGAGGCCTGCGGCCGGCAGCACCGGCTGGACCAAGACAGGATCGAGGCCCTGAGCAACAAG GTGCAGCAGCTGGAGAGGAGCATCGGCCTGAAGGACCTGGCCATGGCCGACCTGGAGCAGAAGGTCCTCGAGATGGAGGCGTCCACCTTTGACGGCGTGTTCATCTGGAAGATCTCGGACTTCTCCAGGAAGCGCCAGGAAGCCGTGGCCGGCCGCACGCCCGCCATCTTCTCCCCAG CCTTCTACACCAGCAGGTACGGCTACAAGATGTGCCTGCGCGCCTACCTCAACGGGGACGGCACGGGGCGTGGCACGCACCTGTCCCTCTTCTTCGTGCTAATGCGTGGCCCGCACGACGCCCTCCTGCGCTGGCCCTTCAACCAGAAG GTGACCCTGATGCTGCTGGACCAGAACAACCGGGAGCACGTGATCGACGCCTTCAGGCCTGACGTGACCTCGTCCTCCTTCCAGAGGCCGGTCGGCGACATGAACATCGCCAGCGGCTGCCCGCTCTTCTGCCCTGTCTCCAAGATGGAGGCCAAGAACTCCTACGTGCGTGACGACGCCATCTTCATCAAGGCCATTGTGGACCTGACCGGGCTCTAG
- the FBXW5 gene encoding F-box/WD repeat-containing protein 5 isoform X2, which translates to MDEGETPLLPDSLVYQIFLSLGPADVLAAGLACRQWQAVSRDECLWREQFYRYYQVARDVPRHPAATSWFEEFRRLYDAVPCVEVQTLREHTDQVLHLSFSHSGYQFASCSKDCTVKIWNNDLTISLLHSADMRPYNWSYTQFSQFNQDDSLLLASGVFLGPHNSSSGEIAVISLDTFALLSRVRNKPYDVFGCWLTDTSLISGNLHRIGDITSCSVLWLNNAFQDVESENVNVVKRLFKIQNLNASTIRTVMVADCSRFDSPDLLLDAGAPGTDSSRVFDLGSDGEDEESDPGPARAKGLRRLLDGFLEGRAQPPLPESTLETKVAKLLAQGHTKPPEQGRAAAGNKLLIFTTGCLTYSPHQIGIKQILPHQMTTAGPVLGEGRGSDAFFDALDHVIDVHGHIIGMGLSPDNRYLYVNSRAWPSGSVVADPMQPPPIAEEIDLLVFDLKTMREVKRALRAHRAYTPNDECFFIFLDVSRDFVASGAEDRHGYIWDRHYNICLAKLRHEDVVNSVVFSPQEQELLLTASDDATIKAWRSPRTVRVLQAPRPRPRPFFSWFASQKH; encoded by the exons ATGGACGAGGGGGAAACACCCCTGCTTCCAGACAGCCTGGTCTACCAGATCTTCCTGAGCCTGGGCCCGGCCGACGTGCTGGCCGCCGGGCTGGCGTGCCGCCAGTGGCAGGCTGTGTCCAGGGACGAGTGCCTGTGGAGGGAGCAGTTCTACCGCTACTACCAAGTGGCCCGAGATGTGCCCCGGCACCCAG cGGCCACGTCCTGGTTCGAGGAGTTCCGCCGCCTCTATGACGCGGTGCCCTGCGTGGAGGTGCAGACGCTCCGGGAGCACACCGACCAAGTCCTGCACCTCAGCTTCTCCCACTCAGGCTACCAGTTTGCTTCCTGCTCCAAGGACTGCACAGTGAAG ATTTGGAACAACGACCTGACCATCTCGCTACTGCACAGCGCGGACATGCGGCCCTACAACTGGAGCTACACCCAGTTCTCCCAGTTTAACCAGGACGACTCGCTGTTGCTGGCGTCTGGGGTGTTCCTAGGGCCCCACAACTCCTCCTCAGGCGAGATCGCGGTCATCAGCCTAG ACACCTTTGCCCTGCTGTCCCGGGTCCGCAACAAGCCCTACGACGTGTTTGGCTGCTGGCTCACCGACACCAGCTTGATCTCGGGGAACCTGCACCGCATCGGGGACATCACGTCCTGCTCAGTGCTCTGGCTCAACAACGCCTTCCAG GACGTGGAGTCGGAGAACGTGAACGTGGTGAAGCGGCTCTTCAAGATCCAGAACCTCAACGCCAGCACCATCCGCACCGTCATGGTGGCCGACTGCAGCCGCTTCGACAGCCCCGACCTCCTGCTGGACGCCGGCGCCCCCGGCACAGACTCCAGCCGCGTCTTCGACCTGGGCAGCGATGGCGAGGATGAGGAGAGCGACCCGGGTCCGGCCCGCGCCAAGGGCCTGCGGCGCCTCCTGGACGGGTTCCTGGAGGGCCGGGCACAGCCCCCGCTGCCGGAGAGCACGCTGGAAACTAAGGTGGCCAAGCTGCTGGCCCAGGGCCACACCAAGCCCCCGGAGCAGGGCAGGGCCGCCGCCGGGAACAAGCTCCTCATCTTCACCACCGGCTGCCTCACCTACTCACCGCACCAGATCG GCATCAAGCAGATCTTACCGCACCAGATGACCACAGCCGGGCCCGTTCTGGGCGAGGGCCGGGGCTCCGACGCCTTCTTCGATGCGCTGGACCACGTCATCGACGTGCACGGACATATCATCGGCATGGGCCTGTCCCCCGACAACAG GTACCTGTACGTGAACAGCCGCGCCTGGCCCAGCGGCTCGGTGGTGGCTGACCCCATGCAGCCGCCACCCATCGCCGAGGAGATCGACCTGCTGGTTTTCGATCTCAAGACCATGCGGGAGGTGAAGCGGGCTCTGCGCGCGCACCGCGCCTACACGCCCAACGACGAGTGCTTCTTCATCTTCCTGGACGTCAGCAGGGACTTCGTGGCCAG TGGGGCCGAGGACCGCCACGGCTACATCTGGGACCGCCACTACAACATCTGCCTGGCCAAGCTGCGGCACGAGGATGTGGTCAACTCTGTGGTCTTCAGCCCCCAGGAGCAAGAGCTCCTGCTGACGGCCAGCGACGACGCCACCATCAAAGCCTGGCGCTCGCCCCGCACCGTGCGCGTCCTCCAGGCcccgcgcccgcgcccgcgccctTTTTTCTCCTGGTTCGCCAGCCAGAAGCACTGA
- the C8G gene encoding complement component C8 gamma chain isoform X3: MLTPRIAALLTLLLASSSLGQRVRRPPRPPSPISTIQPKANFDAQQFSGTWLLVAVASPCRYLQEQGHRAEATTLHVAPQGSAMVVSTFRKLDGICWAVRQLYGDTGRPGRFLLQARGARGPVDVVVGDTDYRGFAVLYLERARQLSVKLYVRSLPVSDSFLSVFEQRVQGANLTEDHTLFFPKYGFCEAADQFHTLDGERAAPAGSM, encoded by the exons ATGCTGACCCCCAGGATTGCAGCCCTCTTGACTCTGCTTCTGGCCAGCAGCTCCCTGGGTCAGCGGGTGCGGAGACCCCCGCGGCCCCCATCCCCTATCAGCACCATCCAGCCCAAGGCCAACTTTGACGCCCAGCAG TTCTCAGGGACCTGGCTCCTGGTGGCCGTGGCCTCCCCGTGTCGCTACCTGCAGGAGCAGGGCCATCGGGCTGAGGCCACCACTCTGCACGTGGCTCCTCAGGGCTCAGCCATGGTTGTCAGCACCTTCCGAAAGCT ggatggaatctgctgGGCAGTGCGGCAGCTGTACGGAGACACGGGACGCCCAGGGCGCTTCCTGCTCCAAG CCCGGGGCGCCCGCGGACCGGTGGATGTGGTCGTCGGGGACACGGACTACCGCGGCTTTGCCGTCTTGTACCTGGAGAGGGCGCGGCAGCTGTCGGTGAAGCTGTACG TCCGCTCGCTCCCTGTGAGCGATTCCTTCCTGAGTGTGTTTGAGCAGCGGGTCCAGGGGGCCAACCTGACCGAGGACCACACCCTGTTCTTCCCCAAGTACG GTTTCTGCGAGGCCGCGGACCAGTTCCACACCCTGGACGGTGAGCGGGCAGCTCCAGCGGGCAGTATGTAG